A region from the Candidatus Dependentiae bacterium genome encodes:
- a CDS encoding ABC transporter permease — translation MISVRDVFVFSENLGAQTLKVIKEFGLFGIFCADIFRTMLHAPLKAKKIIAQMVFVGIDSLPVVVATGATIGGVLALHAYKGLSSFGADQFVGPLVFLAMAREFGPVLSALMVAGRAGSAMTAEIGTMRISEQLDALTTLSININQYLLVPRVIASVITLPFLSMICTTCGVVVGYLISIHTLGINPEVYTESIKATVASSDLLQGFVKAAIFGLLLSLVGCYKGMVTTGGAKGVGKSTTESVVYASMGTLVMDYILTALMTLL, via the coding sequence ATGATCAGCGTTCGCGATGTTTTTGTGTTCTCTGAAAATCTTGGAGCCCAAACACTCAAAGTAATCAAAGAGTTTGGGCTCTTTGGCATTTTTTGCGCGGACATTTTCCGCACCATGCTGCACGCACCACTGAAAGCAAAAAAAATTATTGCTCAGATGGTTTTTGTAGGAATCGACTCGCTCCCCGTGGTGGTTGCAACCGGAGCTACCATCGGCGGCGTTTTGGCGCTACACGCGTACAAAGGACTCAGTTCTTTTGGTGCAGACCAGTTTGTAGGTCCGCTTGTTTTTCTTGCCATGGCGCGCGAATTTGGGCCCGTGCTCAGCGCTCTCATGGTTGCCGGGAGAGCTGGATCTGCAATGACGGCCGAAATCGGCACAATGCGCATCTCGGAACAACTCGATGCACTCACCACGCTCTCGATTAATATCAATCAATATTTGCTGGTGCCGCGCGTTATCGCATCGGTTATCACCCTTCCCTTTCTTTCGATGATCTGCACAACTTGCGGCGTGGTTGTTGGCTATCTTATTTCAATTCACACCTTAGGGATCAACCCCGAAGTGTACACCGAAAGCATCAAAGCAACCGTAGCTTCAAGCGATTTACTGCAAGGATTTGTCAAAGCCGCTATTTTTGGACTCCTGCTCTCGCTTGTCGGTTGCTACAAAGGTATGGTAACTACCGGTGGCGCCAAAGGTGTTGGAAAATCAACCACCGAAAGTGTTGTCTACGCAAGCATGGGAACACTAGTGATGGACTATATCCTCACCGCACTCATGACACTTTTGTAA